The following proteins are co-located in the Sporolactobacillus pectinivorans genome:
- the opp4C gene encoding oligopeptide ABC transporter permease — MAMNLNPNKNIPEIDLERNREAVLEELGKEESYLHMIARRFFKHKLAVAGLVIFSLIILIALLAPVLSPYDPNKIFSEFEAAPSSAHLLGTDTVGRDVLSRMIYGSQVSIIVGIGAVAIYVVIGIVLGLVAGYLGGWVDMLIMRITDVFMSFPYFMVILVLVSIVGPSLLNITAVIGFLGWPAIARLVRGSVLSIKEMDYVKAGVALGYSTPKILFQHILPNALAPIVVNATFGVASAIIMEASLSFLGMGVRPPAASWGNMLTQAESITVLSSQPWLWIPPGLMIFLAVLSANFIGDGLRDAVESQNAK; from the coding sequence ATGGCAATGAATTTAAATCCCAATAAAAACATTCCGGAAATTGACCTGGAGAGAAACAGGGAAGCTGTACTTGAAGAACTGGGAAAAGAGGAAAGTTATCTTCATATGATCGCCAGACGTTTCTTCAAACACAAGCTTGCCGTGGCCGGATTGGTTATCTTTTCACTGATTATACTGATCGCATTACTGGCACCGGTCCTTTCTCCTTATGATCCGAATAAGATCTTCAGCGAATTTGAGGCTGCGCCTTCGAGTGCCCATTTGCTTGGAACGGATACAGTAGGGCGCGATGTGCTAAGCCGTATGATTTATGGTTCCCAGGTATCGATAATCGTGGGAATCGGTGCCGTCGCCATTTATGTGGTAATCGGCATTGTGCTCGGTCTGGTTGCTGGTTATTTAGGTGGCTGGGTTGACATGCTGATCATGAGAATAACTGATGTTTTCATGTCATTTCCTTATTTTATGGTCATTTTGGTGCTGGTCAGCATTGTTGGTCCAAGTTTGCTAAATATAACAGCCGTAATCGGTTTTCTCGGATGGCCGGCCATTGCCCGCTTGGTCAGGGGCAGTGTGCTTTCAATAAAAGAAATGGACTACGTAAAGGCAGGTGTTGCGCTCGGCTACTCCACGCCGAAAATATTGTTTCAGCATATTCTTCCGAATGCACTTGCACCTATAGTGGTCAATGCGACGTTTGGCGTTGCATCGGCAATTATCATGGAGGCTTCATTAAGCTTCCTGGGCATGGGGGTTAGGCCCCCCGCAGCCAGTTGGGGAAATATGCTCACCCAGGCCGAATCCATTACAGTGCTTTCATCGCAGCCTTGGCTGTGGATTCCACCAGGCTTGATGATTTTCTTGGCAGTGCTGTCGGCGAATTTTATTGGCGATGGTCTTCGCGATGCTGTGGAATCACAAAATGCAAAATAA
- a CDS encoding M20 family metallopeptidase: MSESWKEDLENLYDTMVEWRRFLHQHPELSYQEKETSTFIYEKLKEFGIDDIKTHVGGFGIVAKIHGAKPGITLALRADFDALPIQEETEVPYKSKVPGVMHACGHDGHTATLLGVARVLQSHRAELSGDVVLIHQPAEEFPPGGARAMIKDGCLEGVDVIFGTHLWSTVPYGTIGYRKGYFMAAADYFKIKIQGRGGHGSAPQLCVDSVVVASQVVNQLQLVVSREVDPTKSAVLTIGKFNSGVAPNVIADTAVLEGTVRTFNEDVRSKIKSEMASIIENVCDAFHAEGALDYRDGYPAVYNHEKESDVFQKVMDEAFGKNVAVEIAPQMGGEDFSSYLIEKPGMFWFSGAGNPEVGASYPHHHPKFNFDERVMLVAGKAFLSLVHEYLALQDSPVLSENLKES; the protein is encoded by the coding sequence GTGAGTGAATCATGGAAGGAAGATTTAGAAAACTTATACGATACCATGGTGGAATGGCGGAGATTTCTGCATCAGCACCCCGAGCTGTCCTATCAGGAAAAAGAAACTTCGACGTTTATTTATGAGAAACTCAAAGAATTCGGCATTGATGATATCAAAACACATGTTGGAGGTTTTGGGATCGTTGCAAAGATTCATGGGGCAAAACCAGGAATCACGTTGGCACTTAGAGCGGATTTTGATGCATTGCCGATACAGGAGGAAACGGAAGTGCCTTACAAGTCCAAAGTGCCGGGTGTCATGCATGCCTGTGGACATGACGGACACACAGCAACACTTCTTGGTGTTGCCAGAGTGCTTCAGTCCCATCGCGCAGAATTGTCAGGAGATGTTGTTCTGATTCACCAACCTGCTGAGGAATTTCCCCCGGGAGGCGCGCGTGCCATGATTAAAGACGGTTGTCTCGAGGGAGTCGATGTTATATTCGGAACCCACTTATGGAGCACTGTCCCGTATGGGACGATCGGTTATCGAAAGGGCTATTTTATGGCAGCGGCTGATTATTTCAAAATAAAAATACAGGGCAGAGGCGGCCACGGATCCGCACCGCAACTGTGCGTCGATTCTGTCGTTGTCGCTTCACAAGTAGTCAATCAACTGCAGCTGGTCGTCAGCCGGGAGGTTGACCCGACAAAATCGGCAGTTTTGACCATCGGGAAATTCAATTCAGGTGTCGCACCCAATGTCATTGCGGATACAGCAGTTCTTGAAGGAACAGTCAGAACGTTCAATGAGGATGTACGGAGCAAGATCAAAAGCGAAATGGCCAGCATTATTGAAAATGTCTGCGATGCATTCCATGCGGAGGGCGCACTTGATTACAGAGACGGATATCCTGCGGTCTATAATCACGAAAAAGAATCCGATGTTTTTCAAAAAGTCATGGACGAAGCTTTTGGAAAAAATGTAGCAGTTGAAATCGCACCACAGATGGGCGGAGAAGATTTTTCCAGCTATCTGATAGAGAAACCCGGCATGTTCTGGTTCTCAGGAGCGGGGAATCCCGAGGTTGGTGCCAGTTATCCTCATCACCACCCAAAATTCAATTTTGATGAGCGCGTCATGCTGGTTGCTGGAAAAGCTTTTCTTTCACTGGTTCATGAATACCTTGCTTTGCAGGATTCTCCTGTTCTGAGTGAGAACCTAAAAGAAAGCTGA
- a CDS encoding amidohydrolase, whose amino-acid sequence MVKTAEETRLEQQLITYRHQLHEYPELSFEEYETTKTLKGWLAEADIEMLDLPMKTGVLAVIRGRKPGPTIALRTDIDALPIQERTGLPFASKVPGKMHACGHDFHTTSILGAALLLKQREDEIEGTVKIIFQPAEENGGGALKVMETGVLDDVNAIFGMHDMPHIPTGTIGIKPGALMAGVDQFVIDVEGTGTHAAAPEKGIDSIVVASHIITALQTIVSRNISPLNNAVISVTRLEAGNTWNVLPQTAQMEGTVRTFQEHVRDGIPAKMKRVVEGVAQALGAKGTLHFTKLGPALINNKKYADWAVETAKKSGLNVISPIPSSAGEDFAEYLKKIPGAFFFMGVSGTSGLHHPDLIIDEKAILPSAKFFSNLAVDMLKKMKNE is encoded by the coding sequence ATGGTCAAAACAGCAGAAGAAACGAGATTGGAACAGCAGCTGATCACTTACCGCCATCAGCTGCATGAATATCCGGAACTGTCGTTTGAAGAATACGAAACAACGAAAACCCTTAAGGGTTGGCTTGCCGAAGCAGACATTGAAATGCTTGACCTTCCGATGAAAACCGGTGTTCTGGCTGTTATCAGAGGCAGGAAACCTGGACCGACGATTGCTCTTAGGACAGATATTGATGCACTTCCAATTCAGGAAAGAACCGGTCTGCCTTTTGCCTCCAAAGTCCCCGGGAAAATGCATGCATGCGGCCATGACTTTCACACAACATCGATACTTGGGGCTGCTCTTCTTCTTAAACAAAGAGAAGATGAAATTGAAGGCACGGTCAAAATTATTTTCCAGCCGGCCGAAGAAAATGGCGGGGGTGCACTGAAAGTCATGGAGACCGGTGTTCTTGATGATGTAAATGCGATATTCGGTATGCACGATATGCCGCATATTCCAACGGGAACGATCGGAATCAAGCCCGGCGCTTTAATGGCCGGGGTCGATCAATTTGTGATTGATGTCGAGGGGACAGGAACACACGCTGCTGCACCAGAAAAAGGCATCGACTCAATCGTTGTCGCTTCTCACATCATCACCGCTCTGCAGACCATCGTCAGTAGGAATATTTCTCCTTTAAATAATGCTGTCATTAGTGTTACACGGCTAGAAGCAGGTAATACATGGAATGTGCTTCCCCAGACAGCGCAAATGGAAGGGACTGTCCGTACATTTCAGGAACACGTCCGGGACGGTATCCCTGCAAAAATGAAGCGAGTTGTTGAAGGGGTTGCACAGGCACTCGGCGCAAAAGGGACTCTCCATTTCACAAAACTGGGACCCGCATTGATTAACAACAAAAAATATGCAGACTGGGCCGTCGAAACTGCCAAGAAATCCGGCTTAAATGTGATTTCTCCAATCCCGTCCTCGGCTGGCGAAGATTTTGCTGAATATCTAAAAAAAATTCCGGGTGCATTCTTCTTTATGGGTGTCTCGGGGACATCAGGATTACATCACCCGGATTTGATTATTGACGAAAAAGCGATTCTTCCCAGTGCCAAATTTTTCTCCAATCTGGCAGTTGATATGCTGAAAAAAATGAAGAATGAATGA
- a CDS encoding ABC transporter ATP-binding protein yields MAGLLKVDKIKTEFKTEKGTVTSVDEVSFDLKEGETICLVGESGCGKSVTSLSIMHLLDKNGSVTQGSIVFNGKDLVNLSETEMRKIRGNEISMIFQEPMTSLNPVLTIGDQLSEGIRLHMRYSRKKARDYSIEMLKSVGIPRAEAIIDEYPHKLSGGMRQRVMIAMALSCKPKLLIADEPTTALDVTIQAQILKLMKELRKNFKTSIVLITHDLGVVAEMADKVAVMYAGQVVEETDVFTLFDNPKHPYTLGLMKSIPHITNPDDMRLESIPGSVPSAHNMPEGCRFYARCPFAMDKCLGEKPELRSIKDKKLHSIRCFLYEKEEEEFENKEKTGKEVSI; encoded by the coding sequence TTGGCTGGACTGTTAAAGGTGGACAAGATAAAGACCGAGTTCAAAACCGAAAAGGGCACTGTTACTTCTGTTGATGAGGTTAGTTTTGATTTGAAGGAAGGGGAAACGATTTGTCTTGTCGGAGAATCAGGCTGCGGAAAATCTGTTACTTCACTGTCGATCATGCACCTTCTGGATAAAAACGGATCGGTTACACAAGGTTCGATTGTATTCAATGGCAAGGATCTGGTGAACTTGTCGGAGACAGAGATGCGCAAGATCCGCGGGAATGAAATTTCGATGATTTTTCAGGAACCGATGACTTCTTTAAATCCTGTTCTGACGATTGGCGATCAGTTGTCAGAAGGCATTAGGCTCCATATGCGTTACTCCAGGAAAAAGGCCAGAGATTATTCGATTGAAATGCTGAAGAGCGTTGGCATTCCAAGAGCTGAGGCCATCATCGATGAATATCCTCACAAGCTTTCAGGGGGAATGAGACAGCGTGTCATGATTGCGATGGCACTAAGCTGTAAACCAAAACTTCTGATTGCGGATGAACCGACAACGGCGCTTGACGTGACAATACAGGCCCAAATTCTGAAATTAATGAAGGAACTTCGCAAGAATTTTAAAACGTCAATCGTCCTGATTACTCACGATCTCGGCGTAGTCGCGGAAATGGCTGATAAAGTCGCTGTCATGTACGCCGGACAGGTTGTCGAAGAGACAGACGTGTTCACACTGTTTGATAATCCCAAACATCCATATACGCTGGGTCTCATGAAATCAATTCCTCATATTACGAATCCGGATGATATGCGTCTTGAATCCATTCCAGGATCGGTGCCAAGCGCTCACAATATGCCGGAAGGCTGCCGCTTTTATGCGCGTTGTCCCTTTGCAATGGATAAGTGTCTAGGAGAAAAACCGGAATTAAGATCAATTAAAGATAAAAAACTTCATAGTATCAGATGCTTCCTTTACGAGAAAGAAGAAGAAGAATTTGAAAATAAAGAAAAAACCGGAAAGGAAGTGAGCATTTGA
- a CDS encoding ABC transporter ATP-binding protein, with amino-acid sequence MTTPETGLEQPLLQVSHLKKYYPIKKGVISRTVGYVKAVDDVSFDIYPGETLGLVGESGCGKSTTGRSLVRLENPTAGTVFFQGKDLANISNKEMRKMRTDLQIIFQDPYSSLNPRKRIGDLLAEPLVAHKLATRGEADKKVNDILEIVGLSKHYKNRYPHEFSGGQRQRIGIARALMLHPKLIICDEPVSALDVSIQAQVLNLLKDLQKELNLTYVFIAHGLGAVKYISDRITVMYLGKIMEMATTREIFERPLHPYTEILLSAYPVPNPHMRDREQIVVEGDVPSPANPPKGCVFHTRCPFAKDICREKIPKLNGKGHLVACHFPLA; translated from the coding sequence TTGACGACGCCGGAAACCGGGCTGGAGCAACCATTGTTGCAGGTCAGTCATCTAAAAAAATATTATCCTATTAAGAAAGGGGTCATCTCGCGAACCGTCGGCTACGTTAAGGCTGTGGATGATGTCAGCTTCGACATCTATCCCGGTGAAACGCTTGGACTGGTTGGTGAATCGGGCTGCGGCAAATCAACTACCGGAAGATCACTTGTAAGGCTTGAAAACCCGACAGCCGGGACGGTCTTTTTTCAAGGAAAAGATCTTGCCAACATCTCGAACAAAGAGATGCGAAAGATGCGTACAGATCTGCAGATTATCTTTCAGGACCCTTATTCTTCACTGAACCCGAGAAAACGGATTGGTGATCTGCTGGCGGAGCCCCTGGTTGCACACAAACTGGCGACAAGGGGGGAAGCCGACAAAAAGGTTAACGATATTCTCGAAATTGTAGGCCTGTCAAAACATTATAAGAACCGTTATCCTCATGAGTTTTCAGGCGGGCAGCGACAGAGAATTGGTATTGCACGCGCGCTGATGCTGCATCCTAAGCTGATTATCTGCGACGAACCGGTTTCTGCTCTCGATGTGTCGATACAGGCTCAAGTTCTTAATTTGCTGAAGGATCTGCAAAAAGAATTAAATCTGACTTATGTGTTTATTGCCCATGGTCTTGGTGCGGTGAAATATATCAGTGATCGGATTACAGTGATGTACTTGGGTAAAATCATGGAAATGGCAACCACTAGGGAAATTTTTGAACGTCCACTGCATCCATATACTGAGATTCTGCTCAGTGCGTATCCAGTGCCAAATCCACATATGCGTGATCGCGAACAAATAGTTGTGGAAGGCGATGTTCCCAGCCCAGCTAATCCGCCAAAGGGCTGCGTTTTTCATACACGGTGTCCGTTTGCCAAGGACATTTGCCGGGAAAAGATACCAAAATTGAATGGAAAAGGTCATTTAGTCGCCTGTCATTTTCCACTAGCTTGA
- a CDS encoding ABC transporter permease, whose amino-acid sequence MFQYIVRRILIAIPVLFGVTVLNFFIINIAPGNPVDMLVNPSATPAQIAMEKQSLGLDQPVWVQYIHWLGELLHGNLGYSYATREPVTQILAAHIGPTVLLMGTALIIGYLIAIPLGILCARKQNSWVDYLVTGFSFFGISVPHFFLGLGVIYVFASKFNILPTGSMNTLGGNGGIIDTVSHLILPASVLAIGIAGNMVRYVRSSMLDVLGKDYLRTAKAKGLRQFMITNKHALRNALIPIITVIGIDIPMLIGGAIVTEQVFQWPGLGLLTINSITSRDYSTLMAINLLAAIAVLLSNLLTDILYAVADPRIRYE is encoded by the coding sequence GTGTTTCAATACATCGTCCGGAGAATTTTGATCGCCATTCCGGTATTGTTTGGCGTCACCGTTCTTAATTTTTTTATCATCAACATTGCTCCAGGCAACCCTGTTGATATGCTGGTTAACCCTTCAGCGACGCCGGCACAGATTGCAATGGAAAAGCAGTCTCTCGGTCTGGATCAACCCGTTTGGGTGCAGTACATACATTGGCTGGGCGAGCTTCTTCACGGAAATCTGGGCTATTCATACGCAACGCGGGAACCAGTCACTCAGATTCTGGCCGCGCATATTGGGCCGACGGTTCTGTTGATGGGAACTGCGCTGATTATCGGTTATCTGATCGCTATTCCCCTAGGAATCCTTTGTGCGCGAAAGCAGAATTCCTGGGTTGACTATCTAGTTACTGGCTTCTCTTTTTTCGGAATTTCTGTGCCGCACTTTTTCCTGGGTCTTGGTGTGATCTATGTTTTTGCCAGCAAATTTAATATTCTTCCCACCGGAAGTATGAATACGCTTGGCGGGAACGGAGGCATTATTGATACGGTCAGTCACTTGATTCTTCCTGCGTCGGTGCTCGCGATAGGAATCGCCGGCAATATGGTTCGTTATGTCCGCTCGAGCATGCTGGATGTGCTGGGCAAGGATTATCTCAGAACTGCTAAAGCAAAGGGTCTGCGCCAATTCATGATTACAAATAAACACGCCTTAAGGAACGCTTTGATTCCGATCATTACGGTCATTGGTATCGACATCCCGATGCTTATTGGCGGCGCTATCGTTACGGAGCAGGTTTTTCAATGGCCGGGACTTGGGCTGCTGACCATTAACTCGATTACATCGAGGGATTACTCAACTCTAATGGCTATCAATTTGCTGGCGGCGATCGCGGTGCTCCTCTCAAACTTATTGACGGATATTCTATATGCCGTAGCTGATCCTCGGATCAGGTATGAATAA
- a CDS encoding M20/M25/M40 family metallo-hydrolase, producing the protein MPNKIIISDEISQLITKLTELAEVKNAMSFLETDNENTAAEQIQLTEIPAPSFKEDKRASWIAERFRALGLKDIVIDEEGNVTGLYDGKLPGPKIVIAAHLDTVFPEGTDTKATIKSGTIYAPGISDDGRGLGVLLSIIRAIRSSGIKPQHSILFVADVGEEGLGDLRGVKALFRTHNDIGGFISIEPGNPAALTCTAVGSHRYHVRFRGPGGHSFAAFGTPSAVHALGRAISYISDMNVPENPVTTFTVGTVKGGTSINTIAEDAVMSLDMRSVSMDSLLALEKQALSLIRKAADEENKRWHKESAIEVSFEKVGERPAGTQAPNQPIVQAAAAAVNFLGYSPRLQASSTDANVPISLGIPAVTMSGGGISGKEHTLGEFFNPEKGFLGAQAVLITLLALTGSGSTDSLIL; encoded by the coding sequence ATGCCTAATAAAATCATTATTTCAGACGAAATAAGTCAATTGATTACTAAATTGACTGAACTTGCGGAAGTAAAAAATGCAATGTCCTTTCTTGAAACGGATAATGAAAATACTGCAGCCGAACAGATTCAGCTGACCGAAATTCCGGCACCATCTTTCAAGGAGGATAAACGTGCTTCTTGGATTGCTGAACGTTTCCGGGCGCTTGGCCTTAAGGATATCGTTATTGACGAGGAGGGAAATGTTACCGGCCTGTACGATGGAAAGCTGCCGGGTCCAAAAATAGTTATTGCCGCCCATTTGGATACGGTCTTCCCCGAAGGAACAGACACCAAGGCTACAATCAAAAGCGGCACAATCTACGCTCCAGGAATATCCGACGATGGTCGAGGCCTTGGCGTTCTTCTCTCGATTATTCGGGCCATTCGAAGTTCCGGGATAAAACCGCAGCACAGCATCCTCTTTGTAGCGGATGTGGGCGAGGAAGGTCTTGGCGATCTGCGCGGAGTTAAAGCTCTTTTCAGAACACACAATGATATCGGCGGCTTCATCTCAATCGAACCAGGGAATCCCGCCGCGCTAACCTGTACAGCTGTCGGCAGCCATCGTTATCACGTCCGATTCAGAGGCCCCGGGGGGCATAGTTTTGCAGCTTTCGGCACGCCGAGCGCCGTTCACGCACTTGGTCGCGCTATATCTTACATCAGTGACATGAACGTACCGGAAAACCCAGTGACCACTTTCACTGTTGGGACGGTTAAAGGTGGAACGTCAATCAATACGATCGCTGAAGATGCGGTCATGTCTCTGGATATGCGGTCTGTGTCCATGGACTCTCTGCTTGCTCTGGAGAAGCAGGCATTAAGCTTGATCCGAAAAGCTGCTGATGAAGAAAACAAGCGCTGGCACAAGGAAAGTGCCATTGAAGTCTCATTTGAAAAAGTCGGAGAGCGTCCGGCTGGCACTCAGGCACCGAATCAGCCCATCGTGCAAGCGGCGGCGGCAGCTGTCAATTTTCTCGGTTATTCACCAAGATTGCAAGCTTCGAGCACAGATGCTAACGTTCCGATCAGCTTAGGTATCCCCGCAGTTACAATGAGCGGCGGTGGAATCAGCGGCAAGGAGCACACACTTGGCGAATTTTTCAACCCTGAGAAAGGATTTCTCGGTGCACAGGCTGTTTTGATTACATTGCTGGCTTTGACTGGATCAGGAAGTACGGATTCATTGATCCTTTAA